One genomic window of Cercospora beticola chromosome 5, complete sequence includes the following:
- the GUA1 gene encoding GMP synthase (glutamine-hydrolyzing) (MEROPS:MER0045886) produces the protein MATTNGVTNGDLPAAPHKTFDTILVLDFGSQYTHLITRRLRELNVYSEMLPCTQKLKDLDFKPKGIILSGGPYSVYAPDAPHVDDAIFDLDVPILGICYGLQELAWHFGKGVAAGEKREYGKATLQLQKHADKNSHIDQLFEGLENEVVWMSHGDKVSKLPDNFHTIASTANAPFAGIAHDTKHLYGIQFHPEVSHTPKGITLIKNFAVGICKAQTNWTMGAFVDQEVARIRTLVGDKQQVIGAVSGGVDSTVAAKLMQTAIGDRFHAVMVDNGCLRLNEANEVEATLKEGLKVNLTVIDAKDRFLGKLSGVSDPERKRKIIGNEFIEIFQEEAKKIAAAAENTERAGKVEWFLQGTLYPDVIESISFKGPSATIKTHHNVGGLPEKMDLKLIEPLRELFKDEVRALGTELGIPENLVWRHPFPGPGLAIRIIGEVTPDRIRIAQEADKIWIEEIRKAGFYREISQAYAAVLGVKSVAVVGDQRLHGEIVHLRAVQTTDFMTANVFTGAPMDWFASVSDRIANEVQGVARVVYETTSKPPATIELE, from the coding sequence ATGGCCACGACCAACGGCGTCACCAATGGCGACCTACCTGCGGCTCCTCACAAAACCTTCGACACCATCCTCGTGCTTGACTTCGGGTCGCAATACACGCATCTCATCACGCGTCGGCTTAGAGAGCTCAATGTCTACTCAGAAATGCTGCCGTGCACGCAAAAGTTGAAAGACCTCGACTTCAAGCCAAAAGGCATCATCCTCTCTGGCGGGCCATACTCTGTCTACGCTCCTGACGCTCCACACGTTGACGACGCCATCTTTGATCTTGACGTTCCCATTCTCGGCATCTGTTATGGCCTGCAGGAGCTCGCCTGGCACTTTGGAAAGGGCGTTGCTGCAGGTGAAAAGAGAGAATACGGCAAGGCCACCCTACAGTTGCAGAAGCATGCAGACAAGAACTCCCACATCGATCAACTGTTCGAAGGGCTAGAGAATGAGGTGGTTTGGATGTCGCACGGCGACAAAGTGTCGAAGCTGCCCGACAATTTCCACACAATTGCCAGCACTGCCAATGCACCATTCGCCGGCATTGCACACGACACAAAACACCTCTATGGGATTCAATTCCATCCAGAAGTGTCGCACACGCCCAAGGGCATTACATTGATCAAGAACTTTGCTGTTGGAATCTGCAAAGCGCAGACGAATTGGACAATGGGCGCATTCGTGGATCAAGAGGTTGCCCGAATCAGGACCCTGGTCGGAGACAAGCAGCAGGTCATCGGTGCTGTCAGTGGAGGCGTCGACTCTACTGTAGCCGCGAAACTGATGCAGACTGCGATCGGTGATCGCTTTCACGCAGTCATGGTTGACAACGGCTGTCTGCGCTTGAATGAGGCCAACGAGGTCGAAGCGACTCTCAAGGAAGGTCTCAAGGTCAACTTAACAGTCATCGACGCCAAGGATCGTTTCCTCGGAAAGCTCTCCGGCGTCTCAGACCCAGAGAGGAAGCGCAAGATTATTGGCAACGAGTTCATCGAGATCTTTCAggaggaagcgaagaagattgccgctgccgctgagAACACCGAACGTGCTGGCAAAGTCGAATGGTTTCTGCAAGGCACTCTGTACCCGGACGTCATCGAATCCATTTCGTTCAAGGGACCTAGTGCCACGATCAAGACGCACCACAACGTCGGCGGTCTTCCCGAGAAGATGGACCTCAAGCTCATCGAGCCTCTTCGCGAATTGTTCAAGGACGAGGTCCGCGCTCTTGGTACCGAACTCGGTATTCCAGAGAATCTAGTCTGGCGACACCCCTTCCCTGGTCCTGGCCTCGCAATTCGCATCATTGGTGAAGTCACTCCTGACCGAATTCGCATCGCTCAAGAGGCGGACAAGATCTGGATTGAGGAGATCAGGAAGGCTGGCTTTTACCGGGAGATCTCCCAAGCGTACGCTGCAGTTCTTGGCGTCAAGTCCGTGGCTGTGGTTGGTGATCAGAGATTGCATGGCGAGATTGTTCATTTGCGGGCCGTGCAAACCACCGATTTCATGACCGCCAACGTCTTCACGGGGGCGCCGATGGACTGGTTCGCGAGCGTCAGCGATCGCATTGCCAATGAGGTGCAAGGCGTGGCGAGAGTGGTGTATGAGACGACCAGCAAGCCTCCTGCTACGATCGAACTGGAGTAG